The Thermostichus vulcanus str. 'Rupite' genome includes the window CCTGCGGGGGTGGGGGTGGGTCTCGCTCTGTTCCCCCGATTCCGGCTCCTTCTACGGGACGAATTGAGGGATCCCATTTTGATGACTTGAACGGCAATGGCCTACGGGAGCCGGGAGAAGCAGGTCTACCGGGCATTACGACTTTTCTGGACTTGAATGGCAATGGCCGCCTCGATGCGGGGGAACCCAGCGTAACCAGCGATGCCAGTGGTAATTTCCGCTTTTTTGACCTGCCCCCAGGTACCTATCGAGTCACCGCCATTTTGCCTCCAGGGCGGATCTTTACCACACCGCGTTCTGGCCTACAGCTAGAGCAAATCGTGGGTGGGAGCAATGCTCCAGCAGGGGCGTTTCCCTGGATGGTGGCCTTAGTGCTGGCAGATCGACAGGATCCTTTCCAGGGGCAGTTTTGTGGGGGATCCCTGATTACACCGGAGTGGGTGATCACGGCAGCCCACTGTTTTTTCAACGATCAGGGTCAGCAGGTGGTGAACGCCCAAAACCTGGATCTGTTGCTGGGTACCAACCGCCTAGAAGTGGGATCTGGCCAGCGCATTCGCGCTGCTCAAATCGTCATCCATCCCAGCTACAATCCACAACTGGGAGAACCAGGGGGAAATGACATTGCCTTGGTACGCCTTTCTCAGCCGGTTTCTTTGGCTACCCTACCTCTTGTGCAGCCCAATCAACTGAATCTGACCGCCCCAGGCACTGCTGCCACCATTATCGGCTGGGGAGCGACTCAGCAAAGAACTGCAGGTCAGGAACCGAGTGGATTCCCAAGGGATTTGCAACAGGCCACCGTCCCCATCGTTTCCAATGCCGA containing:
- a CDS encoding trypsin-like serine protease, which produces MSYPSWSLSRQKSSGWQMLWGLSLTLMVSACGGGGGSRSVPPIPAPSTGRIEGSHFDDLNGNGLREPGEAGLPGITTFLDLNGNGRLDAGEPSVTSDASGNFRFFDLPPGTYRVTAILPPGRIFTTPRSGLQLEQIVGGSNAPAGAFPWMVALVLADRQDPFQGQFCGGSLITPEWVITAAHCFFNDQGQQVVNAQNLDLLLGTNRLEVGSGQRIRAAQIVIHPSYNPQLGEPGGNDIALVRLSQPVSLATLPLVQPNQLNLTAPGTAATIIGWGATQQRTAGQEPSGFPRDLQQATVPIVSNAECNAPQSYDGTILDSMLCAGFPQGGVDSCQADSGGPLVVPNGNGFALAGITSFGVGCALPNFFGVYTRVSSFAGFVQSVIGSTPTPSPTPTGTPTPGATASFTVNLVGGEVVSGLNFGSRAR